The window ACTCTTGGAAGCTTATATTAGAAGAATTGTCTTTTATGTTAAATAATACTTCTGGGTTTATAAGCAATGGACTATGCAAACTGTCAGTTAAAATATCCGAATCAGAGTACTTAAATTGAAAACTTGATAAATTATATAACCAGTTCTTACCAGTATAAATAGTTTGCAAAAAATTATTTATTTCAGATTCAGATTTGCCGAAATAAGCATTGGAAATACCACTATAAGAATTACGATTTAAATCAACTATACCAAATAGTTTTTCAGCATACTGATCCTGAATTTTATACTGACTATATTCTACTTGATAGTAAAACTGCTTTTGGTTAACGAGTGAATCGTATATTTTAACCAAACCCTTATCATCAGGCTCAGAACATGAAATTCCAAAAATCAAAAGGCCAATAAATAAAATCCCTCTATGCATAAGTTATTAAGATTGGAAAATAATACAAACGCTTAATCTTTTATTGTATTATTAATCGCCAACAATACAATATTCTCAATTTACAAATAATCGAAAATTATAAAAACTCTAATATGATTAGAGCGTTTACTTTTTGAAATAAAAATTTACATATGAACTCATTTGAATTTAAAAATCCTACTAAGATAATTTTTGGAGAAGGTGAAATAAAAAAGCTTTCTGATAATATACCTGCAGATAGCCATATTTTACTAGCATATGGAGGTGGAAGTATTAATAAAAATGGCATTTATGATCAGGTAGTTGAAGCTACTAAAGATTTTAAGGTGACTGAATTTTCTGGTATAGAGCCTAATCCACATTTTGAAACCTTAATGAAGGCAGTTGAAATCATACGAAATGAAAAAATTGATTTCATTTTAGCTGTTGGTGGTGGATCCGTGATCGATGGATGTAAATTCTTATCTGCAGCAACTTTTTATGATGGAGATGAATGGGATATAGTGGCAAAAGGTCTCGCACGAAAACAAGAGAAAGTTTTACCGTTTGGTACAGTTTTAACTTTACCTGCTACAGGATCTGAAATGAATTCCGGATCAGTGGTGACGAAAGCTTCTACACAGGAGAAAAGAACTTTTGGAGGGCCACAATATTTCCCGGTTTTCTCAATTTGTGATCCTACTGTGATAAAATCTTTACCAAAACGACAAATAGCAAACGGAGTGGTAGATGCTTTCACTCATACTCTAGAGCAATATCTTACTTACAAACATGATGCTATTTTGCAGGACAGAATAGCGGAAGGTATTTTACAAACTTTAATTGAGATTGGTCCAAAGGTTATGGAGGATCCAGCGGACTATAAAGCAGCATCTAATTTCATGTGGTCAGCCACTATGGCATTAAATGGAATACTTAGATTAGGAGTTCCTACAGACTGGGCTACTCATATGATAGCTCATGAGTTAACTGCTCTGCATGGAATTGATCACGCTAGAACATTAGCCATTATTGCTCCAAATCTTTACAAGAAATTGTTTGACGATAAAAAGGAGAAATTAGTGCAATATGGTAAAAGAGTATGGGGGTTAAGTGGTGAATCTGAAATTGAAATAGCCGAAAAAGCTATTGAAATGACCGTCTCTTTTTTCCAATCTCTTGGAATAGATACAAAACTTTCTGATTACACATCACAGTATGAAGCAACTCCTCAAACTGTGTATGATAGATTTAAGGAAAGAAAATGGTTAGGTTTGGGTGAGAGACAAAAAGTAGGTCCAGAAATAGCGAAAGAAATAGTTGAAATGAGTATTTAAGCAGCTTATCCTGAGCATTTCCTTAGGCCACAGAGTCTTTGAATTTTTCAAAATGGGAATGCTCAGTTTCTACTTTTTTCACTTTATCTACTATTACTTGATCAGTTTCCAGCTTTAACCTGATTTCTTTAATAGTGATATCTAAAAGCTTAACTTCATTAGTTAACTTATTTATTAACAATTCTTTTTCCTCAACTTCTTTACTATATTCCATTAAATTACATAAACCAAGCATTGTGGCCACAGGAGCTCTTAATTGATGTCCATTTATAAAAGTGTATTCGGCCAACTTTTCATTTTTTCTCTCTAATTCCTTAGTTCTTTCATGCACCTTTTCTTCCAAGTGATTATTAAGCGATTGTAAAGTATCATTTAAGGATTTTAATTCTTCTGATTGCGCTAATATTTCCTTCTGTTGTATGGTTACCTTTTTATTAATTAACTGCATAGTTTTAGAAAATGTATAACTAATATAAGCAGTAGAAAGAAAATGAATAATAGCATAACTCAAT is drawn from Marivirga arenosa and contains these coding sequences:
- a CDS encoding iron-containing alcohol dehydrogenase — protein: MNSFEFKNPTKIIFGEGEIKKLSDNIPADSHILLAYGGGSINKNGIYDQVVEATKDFKVTEFSGIEPNPHFETLMKAVEIIRNEKIDFILAVGGGSVIDGCKFLSAATFYDGDEWDIVAKGLARKQEKVLPFGTVLTLPATGSEMNSGSVVTKASTQEKRTFGGPQYFPVFSICDPTVIKSLPKRQIANGVVDAFTHTLEQYLTYKHDAILQDRIAEGILQTLIEIGPKVMEDPADYKAASNFMWSATMALNGILRLGVPTDWATHMIAHELTALHGIDHARTLAIIAPNLYKKLFDDKKEKLVQYGKRVWGLSGESEIEIAEKAIEMTVSFFQSLGIDTKLSDYTSQYEATPQTVYDRFKERKWLGLGERQKVGPEIAKEIVEMSI
- a CDS encoding MASE2 domain-containing protein, which gives rise to MLILKNIWNDCDYFGRASLLFRYAGYIFLAIYLFLYLHISNNSFNSLHIFTAVVAVVLPYLLFHYYVKNNNDKGIGIRQNLFDFFFIGWIIGLIHLPYIPTVIFSLGIICNYVAARGFHKLHRILLIPTGYLFTLPFVGFSIQENTPDIMIHLALSYAIIHFLSTAYISYTFSKTMQLINKKVTIQQKEILAQSEELKSLNDTLQSLNNHLEEKVHERTKELERKNEKLAEYTFINGHQLRAPVATMLGLCNLMEYSKEVEEKELLINKLTNEVKLLDITIKEIRLKLETDQVIVDKVKKVETEHSHFEKFKDSVA